In Heterodontus francisci isolate sHetFra1 chromosome 40, sHetFra1.hap1, whole genome shotgun sequence, one DNA window encodes the following:
- the fosb gene encoding protein fosB isoform X3, protein MYQGFSGDFDSASRCSSSPSEPQYLSSVDSFSQSVGSPTTTAQLTAEEEEKRRVRRERNKLAAAKCRNRRRELTDRLQSETDQLEEEKAELQSQIAELHKEKERLEFVLVAHKPACKIPFQDPLSPQASAATVEVSSVAMPSALDGKENPYSGSYPSGCELPAEVPFGSSFYPHCEPLHTPFLSSSPNASYTSSFVFTYPEGSSCGLVHQRNSSSDQSSDSLNSPSLLAL, encoded by the exons ATGTACCAGGGATTCTCAGGCGACTTTGACTCGGCTTCCCGCTGCAGTTCGTCCCCCTCGGAGCCTCAGTACCTGTCATCCGTGGATTCCTTCAGTCAGAGTGTGGGCAGCCCGACCACCACAGCCCAG CTCACAGCCGAAGAGGAGGAGAAGCGGCGCGTTCGCAGGGAGAGAAACAAACTGGCGGCCGCCAAGTGTCGGAATCGCCGCCGGGAGCTGACTGACCGCCTGCAGAGT GAGACCGACCAGTTGGAGGAGGAGAAGGCGGAGCTGCAGTCGCAGATCGCCGAGCTGCACAAGGAGAAGGAGCGGCTGGAGTTCGTGCTGGTGGCGCACAAGCCGGCTTGCAAGATCCCGTTCCAGGACCCCCTGAGCCCGCAGGCCAGCGCCGCGACAGTCGAGGTGAGCTCTGTGGCAATGCCCAGTGCGCTGGATGGGAAGGAAAACCCTTACAGCGGGAGCTACCCGTCCGGCTGTGAGCTGCCGGCGGAGGTACCGTTCGGGAGCTCCTTCTATCCGCACTGTGAGCCTCTCCACACGCCCTTTTTGAGTAGTAGCCCCAACGCCTCATACACGTCTTCATTTGTGTTCACCTACCCAGAGGGAAGCAGCTGCGGCCTCGTCCACCAGCGGAACAGTAGCAGCGACCAATCCTCGGACTCTCTGAACTCGCCATCGCTGTTGGCTCTctaa
- the fosb gene encoding protein fosB isoform X2 produces MYQGFSGDFDSASRCSSSPSEPQYLSSVDSFSQSVGSPTTTAQECTTGIGEMPGSFVPTLTAITTSQELQWMVQPTIISSAAPSQSQAQLPALPQPTMDPYNLPGTSYSTPGMCSYSRAEPSKPTRPSRSRRSRDETLTAEEEEKRRVRRERNKLAAAKCRNRRRELTDRLQSETDQLEEEKAELQSQIAELHKEKERLEFVLVAHKPACKIPFQDPLSPQASAATVEREAAAASSTSGTVAATNPRTL; encoded by the exons ATGTACCAGGGATTCTCAGGCGACTTTGACTCGGCTTCCCGCTGCAGTTCGTCCCCCTCGGAGCCTCAGTACCTGTCATCCGTGGATTCCTTCAGTCAGAGTGTGGGCAGCCCGACCACCACAGCCCAG GAGTGTACTACGGGCATTGGGGAGATGCCGGGATCCTTTGTGCCAACCCTGACTGCCATCACAACCAGCCAGGAACTACAGTGGATGGTTCAACCAACTATCATTTCCTCAGCGGCTCCATCTCAGTCTCAGGCTCAGCTTCCAGCCCTGCCCCAGCCCACCATGGATCCATACAACCTCCCCGGGACAAGCTATTCCACCCCAGGCATGTGCTCCTATAGCAGGGCCGAGCCGTCAAAGCCCACCCGGCCCAGCCGCTCTCGGAGGTCCAGAGATGAAacg CTCACAGCCGAAGAGGAGGAGAAGCGGCGCGTTCGCAGGGAGAGAAACAAACTGGCGGCCGCCAAGTGTCGGAATCGCCGCCGGGAGCTGACTGACCGCCTGCAGAGT GAGACCGACCAGTTGGAGGAGGAGAAGGCGGAGCTGCAGTCGCAGATCGCCGAGCTGCACAAGGAGAAGGAGCGGCTGGAGTTCGTGCTGGTGGCGCACAAGCCGGCTTGCAAGATCCCGTTCCAGGACCCCCTGAGCCCGCAGGCCAGCGCCGCGACAGTCGAG AGGGAAGCAGCTGCGGCCTCGTCCACCAGCGGAACAGTAGCAGCGACCAATCCTCGGACTCTCTGA
- the fosb gene encoding protein fosB isoform X1, with protein sequence MYQGFSGDFDSASRCSSSPSEPQYLSSVDSFSQSVGSPTTTAQECTTGIGEMPGSFVPTLTAITTSQELQWMVQPTIISSAAPSQSQAQLPALPQPTMDPYNLPGTSYSTPGMCSYSRAEPSKPTRPSRSRRSRDETLTAEEEEKRRVRRERNKLAAAKCRNRRRELTDRLQSETDQLEEEKAELQSQIAELHKEKERLEFVLVAHKPACKIPFQDPLSPQASAATVEVSSVAMPSALDGKENPYSGSYPSGCELPAEVPFGSSFYPHCEPLHTPFLSSSPNASYTSSFVFTYPEGSSCGLVHQRNSSSDQSSDSLNSPSLLAL encoded by the exons ATGTACCAGGGATTCTCAGGCGACTTTGACTCGGCTTCCCGCTGCAGTTCGTCCCCCTCGGAGCCTCAGTACCTGTCATCCGTGGATTCCTTCAGTCAGAGTGTGGGCAGCCCGACCACCACAGCCCAG GAGTGTACTACGGGCATTGGGGAGATGCCGGGATCCTTTGTGCCAACCCTGACTGCCATCACAACCAGCCAGGAACTACAGTGGATGGTTCAACCAACTATCATTTCCTCAGCGGCTCCATCTCAGTCTCAGGCTCAGCTTCCAGCCCTGCCCCAGCCCACCATGGATCCATACAACCTCCCCGGGACAAGCTATTCCACCCCAGGCATGTGCTCCTATAGCAGGGCCGAGCCGTCAAAGCCCACCCGGCCCAGCCGCTCTCGGAGGTCCAGAGATGAAacg CTCACAGCCGAAGAGGAGGAGAAGCGGCGCGTTCGCAGGGAGAGAAACAAACTGGCGGCCGCCAAGTGTCGGAATCGCCGCCGGGAGCTGACTGACCGCCTGCAGAGT GAGACCGACCAGTTGGAGGAGGAGAAGGCGGAGCTGCAGTCGCAGATCGCCGAGCTGCACAAGGAGAAGGAGCGGCTGGAGTTCGTGCTGGTGGCGCACAAGCCGGCTTGCAAGATCCCGTTCCAGGACCCCCTGAGCCCGCAGGCCAGCGCCGCGACAGTCGAGGTGAGCTCTGTGGCAATGCCCAGTGCGCTGGATGGGAAGGAAAACCCTTACAGCGGGAGCTACCCGTCCGGCTGTGAGCTGCCGGCGGAGGTACCGTTCGGGAGCTCCTTCTATCCGCACTGTGAGCCTCTCCACACGCCCTTTTTGAGTAGTAGCCCCAACGCCTCATACACGTCTTCATTTGTGTTCACCTACCCAGAGGGAAGCAGCTGCGGCCTCGTCCACCAGCGGAACAGTAGCAGCGACCAATCCTCGGACTCTCTGAACTCGCCATCGCTGTTGGCTCTctaa